From the Candidatus Sericytochromatia bacterium genome, one window contains:
- a CDS encoding cystathionine gamma-synthase — MLNFATKAIHVGQAPDPLTGAVIPPIYATSTYAQAAPGEHRGFDYSRTANPTRASLEACLASLENARFGLAFASGVAATSAVMNLLSAGDHVVVGDDVYGGTFRLFDKVFRRYGITYSWVDASDPAQVQAALLPNSRMVWIESPTNPLLKLADISALSQLTREAGVILAVDNTFATPYLQNPLDLGADVVVHSTTKYIGGHSDVVGGAVLTNREDLFQGVKFHQNAVGGVPSPFDCWLTLRGLKTLALRMRQHEHNARLMAAMLVEHAAVERVYYPGLPDHPQHELASRQMRGFGGMVSFTLRGGLEAARHVGQRVKLFTLAESLGGVESLMCHPVSMTHGSIPKEVREARGVVDGLLRLSVGIEDAGDLLQDVQLALDDLA, encoded by the coding sequence ATGTTGAACTTTGCCACCAAGGCCATCCACGTGGGCCAGGCCCCTGACCCGCTCACGGGGGCGGTCATCCCTCCCATCTACGCTACGTCGACCTATGCCCAGGCAGCGCCCGGGGAGCACCGGGGCTTCGATTACTCGCGGACGGCCAATCCGACGCGGGCCTCGCTGGAGGCCTGTCTGGCTTCCCTGGAAAATGCCCGCTTCGGTCTCGCCTTTGCCTCCGGGGTGGCAGCCACCTCAGCGGTCATGAACCTGCTCTCGGCAGGGGACCACGTGGTGGTGGGGGACGATGTGTATGGAGGCACCTTTCGGCTGTTTGACAAGGTCTTCCGCCGCTACGGGATCACCTACAGCTGGGTAGATGCCTCTGACCCAGCCCAGGTGCAAGCGGCCCTCCTGCCAAATAGCCGGATGGTCTGGATCGAATCTCCCACCAATCCCCTGTTAAAACTGGCGGACATCTCCGCCCTCTCCCAACTGACGCGGGAGGCTGGGGTGATTTTGGCCGTCGACAACACCTTTGCCACGCCTTACCTTCAAAACCCGCTGGACCTGGGGGCTGACGTGGTGGTTCATTCGACCACCAAGTACATCGGGGGCCACTCCGATGTGGTGGGGGGGGCGGTCCTGACCAATCGCGAAGACCTGTTTCAAGGGGTGAAGTTCCATCAGAACGCCGTGGGTGGGGTGCCGAGTCCGTTTGACTGCTGGCTGACGCTACGTGGATTGAAGACGCTGGCCTTGCGGATGCGTCAGCACGAGCACAACGCCCGCTTGATGGCCGCCATGCTGGTGGAGCACGCCGCCGTGGAACGGGTCTACTACCCAGGGCTCCCCGACCATCCCCAGCACGAGCTGGCCTCCCGGCAGATGCGCGGGTTCGGCGGCATGGTGAGTTTCACCTTGCGAGGCGGCCTTGAGGCCGCCCGACACGTGGGACAACGCGTCAAGTTGTTCACACTCGCCGAGAGTTTAGGGGGTGTGGAATCGTTGATGTGCCACCCGGTCTCGATGACCCACGGGTCGATTCCCAAGGAGGTGAGGGAAGCGCGTGGCGTGGTGGATGGTTTGCTGCGGCTGTCCGTGGGCATCGAGGATGCGGGCGACTTGCTGCAGGACGTTCAACTGGCGCTCGACGACCTGGCCTGA
- a CDS encoding AAA family ATPase, translating to MLFEAQLDLHVRARYPLLLLATSEEQRALAHIQRVAQAGPHPREVLVWDIAEGFRPGHTAKGDPLAALAQVRESPAARRWVFVLLDFHRYWEQPQVARTLRNLAETLRAERKTIVFISPGARVPAELQEDLTVLDFPLPDRAEIAREIDQLVPAAHHQLTAPARETLIQACRGLGLQRIRQVLAKAIAADGRLDERDIDLVLEEKKQIIRQTEVLEFFPAHESVADIGGLNNLKAWLNLRADTFNEAARRYGLPNPRGLLLVGIQGTGKSLCAKAIAQLWRLPLLRLDVGRLMGNLVGESEARAREMIRLAEAMAPAVLWMDEIDKAFAGAGHGDAGTSARVLGTLITWMQEKTAPVFVVATANQVDQLPPELLRKGRFDEIFFIGLPSDDERREIFDVHLRRVRPHARRQFDLERLVAVSGGFSGAEIAQAITEAMFGAYAQQREFETNDIVTVLRESVPLSRTAQEQIDTLKHWANSGRARLASQEMPRVRKLKPHASDTEDE from the coding sequence TTGCTGTTTGAAGCCCAACTCGACCTTCACGTCCGCGCTCGCTACCCGCTGCTCCTCTTGGCGACCTCGGAGGAGCAGCGAGCGCTGGCCCACATTCAGCGAGTCGCCCAGGCCGGCCCCCATCCCCGGGAAGTACTCGTGTGGGATATCGCCGAGGGGTTCCGCCCTGGCCACACCGCCAAGGGTGATCCCCTCGCGGCGCTGGCTCAAGTCAGGGAAAGTCCCGCCGCGCGACGCTGGGTGTTCGTCTTGCTGGACTTCCACCGATATTGGGAACAACCACAGGTCGCCCGGACCCTGCGCAATCTGGCCGAGACGCTCCGGGCCGAGCGAAAAACCATCGTGTTCATCTCGCCCGGCGCACGCGTCCCGGCAGAGCTGCAGGAGGACCTGACCGTCCTGGACTTTCCCCTTCCTGACCGAGCGGAGATCGCGCGGGAGATTGACCAACTGGTCCCCGCTGCGCATCACCAACTGACCGCGCCGGCGCGAGAAACCTTGATACAAGCCTGCAGAGGACTCGGCCTCCAGCGCATCCGGCAGGTGCTGGCCAAGGCGATCGCCGCGGACGGCCGCCTCGATGAGAGAGACATCGACCTGGTGCTGGAGGAGAAGAAGCAGATCATCCGTCAGACCGAAGTCCTCGAATTTTTTCCCGCCCACGAGAGTGTGGCGGATATCGGCGGCCTCAACAACCTCAAGGCCTGGCTGAACCTGCGCGCCGACACCTTCAACGAGGCGGCGCGCCGCTACGGGTTGCCGAATCCACGTGGATTGCTGCTCGTGGGCATTCAGGGCACCGGTAAATCACTGTGTGCCAAGGCGATCGCGCAGCTCTGGCGCTTGCCCCTGCTGCGTCTCGATGTGGGCCGCTTGATGGGGAACCTGGTGGGGGAAAGTGAAGCCCGCGCCCGCGAGATGATTCGCTTGGCCGAGGCCATGGCTCCTGCCGTGCTCTGGATGGACGAGATCGACAAGGCCTTCGCGGGAGCTGGCCACGGAGATGCCGGAACCAGCGCCCGGGTGTTGGGAACGCTGATCACCTGGATGCAGGAGAAAACTGCACCGGTGTTCGTGGTCGCGACGGCGAATCAGGTCGACCAACTCCCACCGGAGTTGCTTCGCAAAGGGCGATTCGATGAAATTTTTTTCATCGGCTTGCCCAGTGACGACGAACGTCGCGAAATTTTCGACGTGCATCTCCGACGCGTCCGTCCCCACGCTCGCCGCCAGTTCGATCTCGAGCGATTGGTGGCCGTCTCGGGTGGTTTCTCCGGGGCGGAAATTGCCCAGGCCATCACCGAAGCCATGTTTGGGGCTTACGCTCAGCAACGAGAGTTCGAAACCAACGACATCGTGACCGTCCTGCGGGAGAGTGTGCCGCTCTCCCGCA
- the coaD gene encoding pantetheine-phosphate adenylyltransferase, with the protein DILERASRLFDEVIVAILVNTSKRGLFTQEERLTLLRDVTRDLANVRVEAFSGLTAEYARQQQAHVLIRGLRAVSDFDSELRLALTNKKLNPGLETVFLMTSAENLFLSSSTIKELVSLGGSPEGMVPPAVVGPLVRKLTSTDA; encoded by the coding sequence GACATTCTGGAACGCGCGAGTCGTTTGTTCGATGAGGTGATCGTCGCCATTCTGGTGAACACCAGCAAACGCGGCCTTTTCACCCAGGAGGAACGACTCACCCTGTTGCGAGACGTCACGCGCGACCTGGCGAACGTCCGGGTGGAAGCCTTCTCGGGCTTGACGGCCGAATATGCCCGCCAGCAGCAGGCCCACGTCTTGATTCGTGGCCTACGGGCGGTGTCGGACTTCGATTCGGAGTTGCGTCTGGCACTCACCAACAAGAAGCTGAATCCAGGCCTGGAAACGGTGTTCCTGATGACCAGCGCGGAAAATTTGTTTCTCAGTTCCAGCACCATCAAGGAATTGGTCTCCCTGGGCGGGTCTCCCGAGGGCATGGTCCCCCCTGCGGTGGTCGGCCCGCTGGTCCGCAAGTTGACCTCCACCGACGCCTGA
- a CDS encoding cystathionine beta-synthase, with protein MNYLGSILEAIGNTPLVRLNKVTDGASCLVLAKVEAQNPGNSVKDRPSLFMLEEAERRGLLKPGATIVEPTSGNTGIGLAQAAAVKGYRCIFVMPDKMSEDKVRLLQAYGAEVIITPTNVEASDPRSYYSVADRLTAELPNAFQPNQFKNLDNPEAHYRTTGPEIWRDTEGRVTHLVASMGTGGTLSGVARFLKEQNPEIVVIGADPEGSIYSGDEPKPYYVEGIGMSCVPPTADVSLVDRFERVSDRDSFRMARRLTREEGIFCGGSCGTAVTAAVRVASQLPPDAVVVVILPSGGRSYVSKLYSDAWMADHHFIDEPPASKLADLLRQKASLQPIIHVGPSEPVQRAANLLRQYNISQLPVMAGDEVVGAIQEGDVLRLALEKVDLASTLVRDVMGRPFPQLSADVDVADACYTLAEGDSAVLVVSERRPVGVLTRIDFIHFLADQATISS; from the coding sequence TTGAATTACCTGGGGAGCATCCTGGAGGCCATCGGTAACACGCCGCTGGTGCGCTTGAACAAGGTGACGGATGGGGCGTCTTGCCTGGTGCTGGCCAAGGTAGAGGCGCAAAATCCAGGTAATTCGGTCAAGGATCGCCCATCGCTCTTCATGCTCGAGGAGGCGGAACGGCGGGGGTTGCTGAAGCCCGGGGCCACGATTGTCGAGCCGACCAGTGGCAACACCGGCATTGGCCTGGCGCAGGCGGCGGCGGTGAAGGGCTATCGCTGCATCTTCGTGATGCCTGACAAGATGTCGGAGGATAAGGTCCGTTTGCTGCAGGCCTATGGGGCCGAGGTCATCATCACCCCCACGAATGTTGAAGCCTCGGACCCTCGCTCTTACTACTCGGTGGCAGATCGTCTGACGGCCGAACTGCCCAACGCGTTTCAGCCCAATCAGTTCAAAAATCTCGACAACCCTGAAGCCCACTACCGGACCACCGGGCCGGAGATCTGGAGAGACACGGAGGGTCGGGTGACTCATCTGGTGGCCTCGATGGGAACCGGCGGAACGCTTTCTGGGGTGGCCCGCTTCCTCAAGGAGCAGAATCCTGAGATTGTCGTGATCGGGGCGGACCCGGAAGGGTCGATTTATTCGGGAGACGAGCCCAAACCCTATTACGTGGAGGGGATTGGGATGAGTTGCGTCCCCCCCACCGCGGATGTGAGCTTGGTGGACCGTTTCGAACGCGTCAGCGATCGGGACAGCTTCCGGATGGCCCGTCGCCTGACTCGGGAGGAGGGCATTTTCTGCGGAGGTTCCTGTGGCACGGCTGTCACCGCCGCTGTGCGCGTCGCCAGTCAGTTGCCGCCCGATGCCGTGGTGGTCGTGATCCTTCCCAGTGGGGGACGTTCTTATGTCAGCAAACTGTACTCGGACGCCTGGATGGCCGACCACCATTTCATCGACGAACCCCCCGCCAGCAAATTGGCGGACCTGCTGCGTCAGAAGGCCAGCCTTCAGCCCATCATTCACGTGGGGCCCTCCGAGCCGGTTCAGCGGGCGGCCAACCTGCTTCGCCAGTACAACATCAGCCAGTTGCCCGTGATGGCTGGCGATGAGGTCGTGGGCGCGATCCAGGAGGGGGATGTTCTGCGTTTGGCCCTTGAAAAGGTCGATCTGGCCAGCACCTTGGTGCGGGATGTGATGGGGCGCCCCTTTCCGCAACTGTCCGCCGATGTGGACGTCGCGGATGCCTGCTACACCTTGGCAGAGGGAGATTCTGCCGTGTTGGTCGTGTCGGAGCGACGTCCCGTCGGCGTCTTGACGCGTATCGACTTCATTCATTTCCTTGCCGACCAGGCCACCATTTCCTCCTGA